AAGTTTccgctcacgctcacgcCTCCCAGGCTGCCTAAAATGGGACTTGTGTGTGTCTCCTTGGTTGGCGTGCTCGAGCCTGAGCCAGGGGTGCCCGTGCCCGGAAGTAGGGAGGTGCTGGGTGGACGGCTCTGGAGAGCCTGGACGACCAGGAATGGGTAAATAAGCGAGAAGATCGCCATGTTGATCAGGGGTGGCCCAAACGACGTGAGAAGCGTCGCGGGTaggcctggtgtcagatTGCCAGGACCGCAAGACCAGAGCGGTGCAGGTATATTTAGAATAATACGGTACTCACCAAATCCGAACATGTACCATCCCCGTGACGAGATGTAGGTACATCGCGTTTCAAGTGACCACTGCCGTGATACGAAACTCCATCTGCTGTCAGGAATGTCATCACAGGCTGTGCTGATCGACGGAATATATTTCGCAACCGTTCTGTCTCACAGCCTCGGTGGAGCAGAGCCGGTGCCTTGGCTATTTTTTGGCAGGCGGGCGTTGGGCAGGCGTCGGCAGGCATCCGGGCGGGCATTCTAAAAAAAAATTCGAACAGGCACTTTGTGAGAGCCGCTGCACACAGCTTGCGATGCGCTTCACTACATGCCATTGGTTTGGCAGCGTGAATGTGGCACCCGTAACCGAGGGTAGGGTACCCGAGACGGATACGATTTTGGAGACGTCCCGAAGACGGATATGAGGACAGAAGCACGGGCCTGACACGGATACGAATAGGCATAGAGGGATCCGACAGGGGTGGCGTAGCAGAATGGGCCAGGAACAACGGGGACGGGCACGTAGCGACTTACTCGTAAGCATAATAGGCATTGATTAAGCAGATGAAACTGATGGACAGCAGTCGACCAACGACAGGGACGAGCGAGAGTGTACGTGCGACCAGCGTAAAATCCGcaatgaggaggaggcgtgTGAGGGTGAGCCAGATGCGGTCCGTAGTCGTGGGGCTTGGCGCAGCGGGAGTGTGCAAGGGCTGGTGGCGGTagctggtgtgagtgtgCCTCCAGTTTGGAGCGACGAAAGGCAGAATGCAGACTGAGACCGAAATAATGGAATTACAGAACAGCGCGACAGGTGTAGAATCtcacgacgacgactgCAGGTGTGATAAAAAGGATCACGTCGCCAAAGCGAGTTGAATATCACGACCGCAATAAGCAGCGACGCAGACGTCGGCCGCGACCACCAACATCGACGCAACTAATATTCCCCACATGTCCCACACTCACCTCGGATGCATCATGCCCTgcgcgcgcttggcgaTTCCCGGGCCCCAAATCGCGTTGACCCAGAAACAAACAGCGAACAGGGGCCAGCTCAGGAGCGCATTAAACCAACCCCTAACCTCGCCCGCCACGGCGTGGTCATGCTCCCGCCGAAAAAGTGGCGACAGAACGAGGGGGAACAGGGACAACAACGACAgcgagaggaggttgatgaGGGTGAGCTTGACAGCTTGTGACCGGAGCTCAGGGTCGCTGGCGTGAGCGTTGTGTGCGGAATGTGGCTCGAATCTCATCCTGTTGACAAGACCATGAGACATGGGGGGTAGAAGTCGGCCATAAAGCTATCTCCATGCCCCCGTGCTCTGCTGCAGGGCATGGAAAAATACACTACAAAGGCGAACTGTCGACCGAAGCCACTGCACGaccacctcccaccccctAGGATACTTCCTGGGGCCTAAAATACTTCCACTTTGCAACACTTGGACACACAGTCACACCCGGAATGCAAGTACGACACTGCAGGGCAGATGATCGTCGTGCCCTGCTCCAGTGCGAAGCACGGGCCAGTACACATCGTCACATCGTagaagaagaggatgagggtgacGGAAGACGTACCCCGGATCTTGGGGCGCGAGTGATCGAGATCTTcaagagagagagagattgACAGATTAGAGGGATTGTAGGGACTGGAAGGCACGTGTGTGCAACGCTCTTTTGTTCTCGTTCAGAGGATCGTCGTGGCGCTCGCACACTCGCACGCCAGCGATGATCTCGATCGTCTGTTGCGCTTTGGCCGGCTTCGCGTCATGGATCGGCGGAACGCCGTGTCCGTCGGCTCTGGGGGTCTGAGGTCCAGAGACATGTCAAGGCGCGGATGCAAAGGGAGaagggtggaggttgagcacCCTAGCTCGCAGCTCGCACTGCGCCatcgagagcgagagcgagagcggaGGTACACATGCTGGAACGCTGGAGCGTCCAAGCACGGATCCGGAGGTATGCCGGAGCAATGTGGACTCCGCCTGCCGCGCCGCTGTCACCGTTCCTTCACCCTCGATGCACGTCCGCTCTCGGCTATGCAGGAGATAGCCCTCGAAACTTCCGCTGCCAAGTCCCTCCTGCCGATCTCTACCGACCCCTCACAACCAAtgacctccactcctctATGCACGGATACCGTTCGCGCTGTCTCAATCCCTGCCGAGCTGTCGATACCCCGCCACAGTGCCGGAGACCTCGGCAATTCCCGAGGCCGGCGGTCATTCGGGGCCCTACGGGCACCCCGTCGCAAGGCCATCTTGTCCACTCTTCTCTGCTTCTTGTAGAATTCCAGATCTGCGCtacctccactccactccactcGGCTCATTGCAGACTTTTCCGCaacccctctccctccatCAAGTTGCACTccaaccccatcctcccAATCCAAAACAAACAACCCCACGAGCCAGTACTCACCCCCAAACAAGGCCCCAACTCCTCTGAACGCGGATCACGTCCTTCACCCCAGCGAAAGCGGCATCGCGTGCCCGCGCGACGCGTACCGCCAtctccccgccgccgcggtcGTCAAATGTCTCGATGCCCAGGCTGAGGTATGGACTGGTTGACGTTGTGCTCGGGTATGCGGCGGCGTAAGCTGTCGGTGGGGAGTAGGGCATCTGCAGTGAGTGCCGGCTTGGACTGCGCGGGGAGCCAGTTAGGGGCGAGCCTGAGCCTAGGCGCGGACTGCCAGGCAGAGTTGAgcggtgaggagagggcgacgcgggcggcgtcgcATGCCTACCATGTGGAAGAGGCGGAGGCTTCGAGTCGCTCAAGTCGATTACGCCGGGACCTCGACGTTGGATCATTGTCAGTGCTGGATGTTTGGTGTTGATAAACAGTACATTGAATTGTAGGGAGGTGAATGGTGATGTGGAGGCGTGCCTGGTTGCGGAGTGGAGGTTTTCTGATACTGACGCTGATCCAAAGGGACACTTTGCATCGTTGCTAACATCcgcagctcggccagctcggGCTGTATGACTTGTCTTATCGGATCGTCGGATGGTGGATTGAGGGTGCAAGAAGTTAGTCTCAAGAAACAAGTGGTAGTCACCTGGGTAACCCAAGTGACAGACGGTCACGCTCATCTCGATTACAACTCCCGCTGCTGCCAATGCATGAATCTCACAAGCTGCTCATGCTTTTCATCACTCGTGGCGCTTACATACTCTCTCCAGCTCCTAACCTCCCCCTCACTGCGGAGCTTCTCCTAGCCATCTGCCAACACCAGGCCGGActccaccgccgccgtccgACCTTCAAGACCCAGGTTGAACCACCGCTCGTACACGGTAGTGCGCATGGCGCGCCCGGTACGCTGGTTGATACGCGCCTCCCCGTTCACCACGGCCGCGCGGTCCGCCATCTCAAACGCGTCGTCAGCGATGACAATCGAGCGCACAATGGGAACGACGTCAAGGAAGAGcgaggggtgggggaggaggtgggcaGTCAGGGGAATGAGGGGATCGAGGAAAGGCAGCAGGCCACGAATGTACGATGTCCTACACGAGTTAGTCCAGTAGGCTGCCTCCAACTCACTGGTCGTAGTGCAGCTGACGGAGATTCCGGTGCAGGCCGCCACCAGCGCTCTCCACGAGCGCCGCAGCCACGTCAGCCGCGGCGTCATACATCGCAAGCGCAGGATGCAGGTCCTGCACATCCGGCTTGTAAATAAGCCGAACGCCGTCCTGATCATCTGCTGTGGGAACAAATCGATCACACTCGGAGATCTGGAGGGATTAGTTGTGTTCGTGGCGGCCACGTACCTCCTGAAGAGCCCAGGGTCGTGGCGCCACAAAGGCGTCCGCGTACGACTCGGCGTCCAGCTGACGAGTCAATCTCCCGATATCTCCGAGGCTGTGGTTGCGGACGCCACAGTGGCGGCGCCGCTCACAGGCAGATTGCCGATCAAGTTGCATCTGCATCAGAGCGGCACGAAGATCGAACCTCGCCTCTGGTTCGTTTCCATTTGGTGGAAGTGGTTGCTGAACAAGGTCAGGCAGACAAGGCCGTGAACAATCTTTGAAGAGGCGCGCAACGTCGCAGGAAAAACCATGCTTCTGCGCGATACTCGCGAGATACGGCTGGGCAAGGCAGGAAGGGGCGGCGCGGAAGTGCAGGATGGCCTGGAGGGGCAGGATGTCGGTGGGCACTGAGGCAAgatctgctgtcagcttcaAGATGTATATCTAGCTCACCATTACAAGTGATGACCACAGGGCGGCGCGACTCAGCGATGATAGACACGACGGCGGGCCAGAAAGtgctcgcctcgtcgaaGAGGATatcggcctcgtcgatgaggatCAGCGACTGCTTGGCTTTGACAGTAGAGGTCTCGGCTGATGATTctgacgccgagggcgtgtcctcctcgagctcgatcgGGTCGTGCGCCGACCCTTGGCTACCCAGCGCCGGCTGGTTGATTTTCGGCTTTGCTGCGGCATTGGAGAACATGGCcatcgcggccgcggccacAGACTTCTTCTTGTCACGCGATCCCACGGTGTGGTTTTTGCTtacgtcgccgacgaggttcACCATTTGCGGGCCAGTCCGCTTGCCAATGCCAGGGTACACCTCGAACACCTCCCATCCGAGCTCAGTTGCGACAGCATGGACAGCGGCACTCTTCCCGGTACCGCTCGGTCCCGTGAGGACGATGGTGTTGCCCACGAACGCACCGAGGGGAGGGTACGAGTTAGGTCGCTGGCCTGGCCCAAGGAACGGCTCCTCATATGGTTCTGGaggctcctcgtccgcaaCCTCGGCTGCAGGCTCACCGAAGAGGCCGATGTCGTCAACGATCCAGCAAAGGTCGGGGTTGACGATCTTCTGCCGTGGCACTCTGCGTATGACCTTACGCGACTCAGCTTGGCCAATCGAGAGCGCCTGGAGCCAGTCACGAAGGTACACTGCCTCAAGCTCGTTGCCGAGAACGGCCCCAGCctcgcgaggccgagtgcgctcacaccaggtTTCTCGTCCGTCGTCCGGTCTGTTGTCGGACAAGACGGCCGCGATCGCCGggtgctcgaggatgaaggGTGGTGCGGATATGGGCATAGGAGACGGTGTCGGGGAAGGTGTGCGAGGCGATCGGGCTCTCGTGAGGACGTCCTGCCAGAATGTGCCGTACGTGTCTTCTTCGACAACTGTTGGGCGCTCTCGTCGGCTGACCGTCGTGAACGCGGATGGCCCAGCCTCAGCCATACCCAGGTGATTAGGCCACTCGCCGCCAGGCAACGGGGCGGCTGGTTCGTCACCTTCACGGCAGTTGCCCCAACCGTCCTTGAGGGTACCCAGCGTCGGCTTTCCTCCGTTGCTGAAGAAGGCGTGGACCTGAGCCTTCTTCAAGGCACCGTTCGTCGCTTTTGGTGTGGCACTCCCGCTGGGAGGCGCGGTGGCAGCCCCGGTAGCAGGTGTCACtgccccacctcccacctctgACACCTCGAACGTCATCAACAGGTCGCGCGGACGTCGGCCAAAGAACGCGTGTGTCTGGTTATTATCGCTAGAGAACACGATGTTCTTCCTGCGCGGCACGGCGCGCGGTATgtcgtccacctcgactGGGTCGTGAGCCTCCCCCGTCCCCCTGTGCTGGCGCACCCGCGATGCGGAAGGCGTCCCGCCAGTGAAGATGACGTCTGGGTCGGGGTCGGAGTCAGAGGTGGCGTGAACAGAGTCGGGGGAGAGCTCGATGCGCGTGTGCGAGGGGCTAGGTGCGCTGGTAACGAGCGGCACGTTCTTGGGAGGTCGTCCGCGCTTTCGTCCGGGCTTGGCTGCAGtcactggtgtcagctgccaAGCACGCCTTGCCTCCACTCTaactcaccttctccaGGCACATTCGTCTTGCGCTTCCggcccttcttctcctctccgTTCTccggtggtggtggtggtgggggtggtggggtggcGACGCTCATCCCATCAGCGCCAAAGACCAGGAGGCCCTGTGGCACATCGTCCTTCTTTCGCCGCTTGCGCTGCGGCGCCTTCTCTTTCTCTTTACTGAATTGCAGCTGGCCAGGTTGTCCCCAGAGCGCGGCAAGCGTGCCGCGCGGTTGTGGGTCCGGGGAAGGTACCTCCGCGGACGGGCCAAGCTGCTCATCGTTATGCATGCTGTCATTAGCGGCCAAGTTCAACTTTATAATAGCCTACCTACTGTGCGTTCAGCGTGGCATGAATGATTGAGCGGAATGGAGATGTGACGGAGGAGAGGTCAAGATGGCTAACAAGGAAAGTCAAAGGGACACACACGTGGGAGCTCGGCAGGGCTAGTGTTTGGCTCGGTTCCTTCCTCCGACACCGCACGCGTCATCCGCTTCTCACGGTTCGGGACCAAGCAAATAGTTTATGTCTCATGTCTCATTAACCTCTGGATAATGAATACAAGCGGTGTTGTCAATGAGACATGACATGGGGCATGCATACCGCGTACCTCATCTCTGTGGGGATTTGGGAAGAGGGGGGCAAGCTGTAAGGGCCAGGAGGCAGGAGGCAGGAGGATTGCAATAGTCATCCATCCAAAGTCATGGTGAGGACTTGCGAGGAAGGCCCAGTCAGGCACCCTTAGAACAACCCACGCAGCCCTCAAACTCCAATTCCTCCAACCTCGGTGTCCACGGTGGCGCACAACATCGCTCCCGAACAATGCACAAACGCAGACAGAGCCAGAGGAATCTCTTTCTCATTGATACTCTTCTACTCATTCACCCCTTGCAATTAAGAGTATTGTGTAACAACGCATTTCATAAAACCAGACGCGTAACTATCGGGATATCGAATGGTGCACGTTTTGGTGACATCTGGAAACCGGATTCAGGGATACCCAGCCTAAAATAATACCCTTAGGACCCTGAGAATACTCCTTAGGGTAATTGAGGTTTGTTAATTGGATTAGAATGGATCAAGCTCGGTCCATGTCGGGACCGCACAGAGAGAAGGacggagggagggagagagcCCTCGTCACCTCAACCCGTCTCATCTCTACTGTCTGTCACCATCTCCACATCTCCACATCTCCAATATATCCACTTCTCCACACTCTTTCCCTCTCGTAcactctccttccccccatCTTCATTCTCCTTCACGGACACGCTTTAGACGATTCCACATTCTCTCCCGACAGGACGCTGCGGCGATCTGgaacgacgacgcgatCTGGTCCCTCTGTGCGCGCCCCGAGCATCAATCCTCTTGGCCCACTAGGCCATCTGGTGGAACGCCCATCGCTTGGAttccgtcgccgcccttcCTTGAGGTCTGGTCACGATCGTTACGTCTGGTGCATTCGGCCCTGCTTGTCCGGTCGCTTGATCGGTGGCTTGAGTTGAACAACCGACACCGTGCACCCCATGCGTCTTGCCACCAACCCTGGCTCCGACGCCTCTCTCTCACCGTCTCCACCCACACAATCCACGCGATGGCGACAATCGCTTGACTCTGTCCCACCACATTCATAATTTCTTCCCCAACATCTTCCTTGAGCCACATCAACTCTCCACACAGAAGCCAAGTTTCAATAACTACTCGCGTTTCGTCTGGCCACAAGCCGACTCGCGCGGTGCGGACGGGTAACAGCGCAACCAACTGTTCATCTTCCTTCCGTTGGGTGAATAGTTCCGCATACTCTCTCCTCGCCTGGGATCTCGCATTCGTGTCCCACGCCGCATCCCGCGTCGTCCCACGACAAGACGCCTCCGTCCCACGCGTCTCACTCACAAACTCCTTTACATCCCATCCTGCGTCTACGCTTTTCCCGGTCTCGCCAGGCTCAAACGCCAATTCCCTCATCCACTACCTCGCGCACTATGGCAGCGAGTCATTCTCCACTATTCCTCGGCCCTCCAAGCACGGCGCCATCGCTGAGGAGCGGGACATCCAcaccccaacctccactaCGGTCGGCGCCAGGATCAGACCTCCCAAAGTCCAACGCCAAAGCTCTGAGCAGCCGGCTCCGTCATCTCGTTGACAACCCAtcgcgcgccgcgacgtTCGCGGTCAACCTCACAATACACGAACTCAGCAATATCCCCCAGATCAACGGCAAGTTTGCGTGTCGCTGGAAGTTTCGCGGCCACAAACCAAGTAACGGGGACCGGCTGCTGGAGCACCCTGAGCAGCGGAAGCCGCTACCAACAACTCGCAATGTCGTCAACCCGGCCCTGCGGCA
Above is a genomic segment from Cutaneotrichosporon cavernicola HIS019 DNA, chromosome: 1 containing:
- a CDS encoding uncharacterized protein (Etoposide-induced protein 2.4 (EI24)), with amino-acid sequence MIQRRGPGVIDLSDSKPPPLPHGRHATPPASPSPHRSTLPGSPRLGSGSPLTGSPRSPSRHSLQMPYSPPTAYAAAYPSTTSTSPYLSLGIETFDDRGGGEMAVRVARARDAAFAGVKDVIRVQRSWGLVWGDPELRSQAVKLTLINLLSLSLLSLFPLVLSPLFRREHDHAVAGEVRGWFNALLSWPLFAVCFWVNAIWGPGIAKRAQGMMHPSYRHQPLHTPAAPSPTTTDRIWLTLTRLLLIADFTLVARTLSLVPVVGRLLSISFICLINAYYAYEWSFVSRQWSLETRCTYISSRGWYMFGFGLPATLLTSFGPPLINMAIFSLIYPFLVVQALQSRPPSTSLLPGTGTPGSGSSTPTKETHTSPILGSLGGVSVSGNLSIRPHVPIFLFARYTLKGLRWLADAVARERGGGTHERALGRRY
- a CDS encoding uncharacterized protein (ATPases associated with a variety of cellular activities), whose amino-acid sequence is MSHLDLSSVTSPFRSIIHATLNAHMHNDEQLGPSAEVPSPDPQPRGTLAALWGQPGQLQFSKEKEKAPQRKRRKKDDVPQGLLVFGADGMSVATPPPPPPPPPENGEEKKGRKRKTNVPGEVTAAKPGRKRGRPPKNVPLVTSAPSPSHTRIELSPDSVHATSDSDPDPDVIFTGGTPSASRVRQHRGTGEAHDPVEVDDIPRAVPRRKNIVFSSDNNQTHAFFGRRPRDLLMTFEVSEVGGGAVTPATGAATAPPSGSATPKATNGALKKAQVHAFFSNGGKPTLGTLKDGWGNCREGDEPAAPLPGGEWPNHLGMAEAGPSAFTTVSRRERPTVVEEDTYGTFWQDVLTRARSPRTPSPTPSPMPISAPPFILEHPAIAAVLSDNRPDDGRETWCERTRPREAGAVLGNELEAVYLRDWLQALSIGQAESRKVIRRVPRQKIVNPDLCWIVDDIGLFGEPAAEVADEEPPEPYEEPFLGPGQRPNSYPPLGAFVGNTIVLTGPSGTGKSAAVHAVATELGWEVFEVYPGIGKRTGPQMVNLVGDVSKNHTVGSRDKKKSVAAAAMAMFSNAAAKPKINQPALGSQGSAHDPIELEEDTPSASESSAETSTVKAKQSLILIDEADILFDEASTFWPAVVSIIAESRRPVVITCNDLASVPTDILPLQAILHFRAAPSCLAQPYLASIAQKHGFSCDVARLFKDCSRPCLPDLVQQPLPPNGNEPEARFDLRAALMQMQLDRQSACERRRHCGVRNHSLGDIGRLTRQLDAESYADAFVAPRPWALQEISECDRFVPTADDQDGVRLIYKPDVQDLHPALAMYDAAADVAAALVESAGGGLHRNLRQLHYDQTSYIRGLLPFLDPLIPLTAHLLPHPSLFLDVVPIVRSIVIADDAFEMADRAAVVNGEARINQRTGRAMRTTVYERWFNLGLEGRTAAVESGLVLADG